gtggtggtggtggtggtgatggtggtgatggtggtggtggtggtggtggtggtggtgatggtagtgatggtggtgatggtggtggtgatggtggtggtggtggtggtggtggtggtggtggtggtgatggtggtggtggtggtggtggtggtggtggtggtgctggtgatggtggtggtggtggtggtgatggtggtgatggtggtgatggtggtggtggtggtggtggtggtgatggtggtggtggtggtggtggtggtagtggtggtggtggtgatggtggtggtggtggtggtggtggtggtggtggtgatggtggtggtggtggtggtgttggtggtgatggtggtgatggtggtggtggtggtgatggtggtggtggtgatggtggtgatggtggtgatggtggtggtggtggtagtggtggtggtggtggtggtgatggtggtggtggtggtggtgatggtggtggtggtggtgatggtagtgatggtggtggtggtggtgatggtggtggtggtgattgtggtggtggtagtggtggtagtggtggtgatggtgatggtggtggtggtggtggtggtggtgatggtggtggtggtggtggtgatgtgatggtggtggtggtgatggtggtgatggtggtggtggtggtggtgatggtggtggtggtgatggtggtggtggtggtgatggtggtggtggtgatggtggtgatggtggtggtggtagtgatggtggtggtggtggtggtgatggtggtggtggtggtggtagtgatggtggtggtggtggtggtggtggtgatggtggtgatggtggtggtggtggtggtgatgctgatggtggtggtggtggtggtgatggtggtgatggtggtggtggtggtggtggtggtgatgctggtggtggtggtggtggtggtggtgacggtggtggtggtggtggtggtgatggtggtggtggtgatggtgatggtggtggtggtggtgatggtgatggtggtggtggtggtggtgatggtagtgatggtggtggtggtgatggtggtggtgctgatggtggccatgttggtggtggtgatggtggtgttggtggcCATGTTGGTGATAGTGGTGacggtggaggtggtggtgatggtggccatgttggtggtgatggtggtggtgctgatggtggtggtgctgatggtggccatgttggtgatggtggtggtggtggtgctgattggtggtggtggtggtggcgatgGTGACAGTAATGGTAGTAATGGTTGTGGTACTGGTGTCAgtgatgaagaaaatgataatatgaTGTTGATGCCAGCCTTGCCTAGGTCAGCTCAGGTTAACCCAGAATCAGTTCCCCCACTGGTCCCCAAGTCCAGCCAATACCTGGCAAAGCAGGCACTTGGAACCCTGGCAAGGCCTTTTGGCCTCAAGCACTGCCCCTGAGGCGGAAGCAGAAAGCATACCCCCGCAGTCAGTATGAGGTTGTGCCTTTCATATGGCACGTCCTGCCAACAGAAGGGGAACGTAGTAATTTTCAAAGGGATATTTGTGCACTTGAGATGCTGAACAGCCACTTAACACAGTTCTCAGCAAGGAAGGTGAGACATGTGGGCAGTAAGAAATCTGTATCCATTACACCCAAGAGGACGGGCGCTGCATGTGTGGATCAGAGTCTGGATTCCATTTGTCTGGGAAAGGGCTGATTAGGAAATGAAGCAGAGACCTTTGCTCCTCCTGTGTGTAGGCTGGGCTTTGTGAAGGGTACAACTGAGCATGAAACCCAACAGTTACCTTAAAAAGCCAGATGCAGGGAAGGGAAGCAAGATATATAGAAAAAAGACACTAGCAtctgtccattcattcaacaaatgtccACCGAACACCTAATATGTATCAGGCCTGTGGTAGGCCCTGGGAATACTGAAAAAAAAGGTTCTGTCCTTCAAGAAGCTCCCAGTCTGTTGGAACTTACagacaagtaaataaatgtataaatgtatttacagacaagtaaataaatacaaaaagtgGGCCCCGAGCTATACAATGACCATCTCTCACTGAAGGCTCACATGTGCCTAGCACTGGGCTAAGAATCttacattcatcatctcattaaTCTTCCCGAGAGCCTGTGAAGTGAGGACCATTATGATCCCCATTTATAGAGGAGCAGACTGGGACGCCCCAGAGCTTAAGCCACTTGCCCTAAGTCACAGAGCTCCTAAGTGGAGGCGTCAGGATTTGAACTTGGCCTTGGCTTTTAGGTGCCATCCTGGCCCAGGAGAGGGAGGATCTCAGCTCGGCCCGGAAGATCAGGAAGGGTTCACAGGAGACCCATGAGCTGGGTCATGAAGGATGAGAGGCAGTGTGCCAGGACCTGGGATGTGGCGGGCAGGGCTTGGGCAGAACCAGACATTCTCCTTTAGAACCAGGCATTCTAAAGGAGTCACAGCGGGACCACGTGTGGAGGTGAGAAGGCATGGGGCATTCCCAGGGGACAGTGAGAAGAGCAAGGGTGCTGAGGTGGAAAGTTCCTGCAGGTGAAGGGGGAGTGAGACCACTAAGTGAGGGCTGAGATCCCCGTGCTGACTACTGGACTGAGAGCAGAGCAACCGGGAACCTAAAGCAGCCCGCAGCTGAGCTCTGGGCTCCTGCTTGGCAGTGCGTGCACAAAGTGTGACTCCTTACCCTCCTGGCACCTGGTCCTCAAGAAAGCCAAATCCCTCCTGGGCTTCAGAGTAAAACTGCACTTTCATATACTGCTGATGTGGTGCAAAGAGCACGAGCTTGGGTTAGAATTCTGGCTCCAACCCTTACTCCCTCTGCAATTTGGGGCAGGTtatctaacttctctgagcctcagctttctcatctgtaaaatgggctaccTCGCTTTTGTGAGAATAGTATGATACTattaaaacgaaaaaaaaaaaaaagctagcctAAGTTCtggcattcagtagatgttcctAAATAACAgatcctcttttcctttccttccctttgcttGCCTTCTGGGGGAAACCAcatagcctcagttttctgatatTGTCCTGACTTCAAATATTCTGTCCCCTCATCCCCACAAACCGTCAAAAGATCCCAGAAATTGTAAAGTTTTTGCAGCTAAATCATGTCCTTCACAATGTATATACTCTCCTGGAACTAGCCTGGAATTCCTTTTCAGGTGCTGACTTACGCTTCAGAAGATACCATCCCCATATAGGGAAGATGCATGCTTAATACACATAATGTGGGAAGATGCTTATCACATTCCCCAGTGTTCTGCCTACCTTGGGATTAGAAATAAGCCCAAAGTACTGATCTGAAGACAGatgaggcacagtggttaagaatctgcctgccaatgcaggggacacgggttcgagccctggtctgggaagatcccacatgccaaggagcagctaagctaagcccgtgtgccacaactgctgagcctgtgccctagagcccgcgagccactactactgagcctgcatgccacaactactgagcccatgtgccacaactactgaagcccgcacgcctagagcccgtgctccacaacaagagaagccaccacaacgagagaagccacggcaacgaagagtagcccccgctctccacaaccagagaaagcccgcaagcagcaatgaagaccaagcgcagccaaaaataaattaattaaataaataatttttttaaaaaagacagatgaGGTTGGTTGCTTCTGGAAGGTACTGGATACAGAGGGGCTCCTGAGGGTCCCTCCTCctagggctgggggctggaaggaCACAAAACCCCCTATCCACCTCTTCGCTGAGCTCCAGACCCTCTGCCCAACTGCCACTAGGATGCCTCAAAGGCAATGCAAACTCAACATGACCATGACTCAGTTCCTGCTCGTCATCCCCAAACCTGGTCTTCCTCTTTAGTCAATGGCTCAAAGACTGTTTAGAAATCTAGAGGTCATTTTCAacagcccccctcccaccctgggccCCTACACCCCAACCATCACCAAGCCTTGCCTGATGATCTCACagcttcttccccttctctccatccccaccttcatgacctaaccCCCCGCCCTTGTTTCCTCTCACCTGGACAACTCCACAGTCTTCTGACTGGTGTTCTTGCTTTCACTCCACCCATTCTTCACAACACAGTCCAGGCCATCTTTGTAAAATGCAAACCTGATTATATCACTGCCTTGCTTAATGCCTTCTATTGTTCTTAGAATGAAGGCATCATCGCTTTAAAGACAACCTTCCCTGATGGGTCAGAAAGGCCCTGCAGGCTTGGCCCCACCTTCCtgtctattttttcttcacaCCCCTTTCACTCAGACACAGCGCCTTCTTCTCCCTTCTGCACACTCACTCtgctccttcccaccccagggcctttgcacatgctttttcttctccctggaaGGTTCTTCTAGCCCCTCGTTACCTAAATAACATCTTACACTTAACAGTTCAGCTGAAGGACTCTTCCTCCAAGAAGTCTTCTGTGACTTTCCAGACTAATTCTGGGCTCCCATAAAGCACCACGTGTCTCTATAATgtatagcacttatcacagtttCAACTGTACATTGATTTGTGGGGTCATTTGACTAATGCCACTCTCCCTGAAACTCCCCAAAGGTGGGGATCATGGCTAGTTTTGTTCATTTCAGAAGAGAGGGCATTGGTACATTGTAAACACACAATGAGTagaatcaaatgaatgaatgaatgaacgaatgacaTGATACTTCTtcagggacccccccccccacttctctATCTTCTGTAAACCAAAGGCAGGTGGAGACATTGAGAGGAAAAGTGACTTGTGACACGGAGCAAGTAGGTAGCTGAACCAGGACCAGGAGAACCCAGGTTCCCTGACTGGGACACCCTCCTGCCTGCTGACTTGGGGTCCAAGCACCacagtgggggagggatgcaggAAGGGATGCCCTAGAGGAGGCTCGCGGgccaaaggaaggaagaattatAGGCCTGGTCTCTGTGCACCTGAGCTCTATCTAGTTCAGACTGCAAGTACCCTAGcgagaaaaatatgttttctcctGTTATGCCGGGCCCTGCTTTCACCACATGCAAATGTATGCAAATTATGTGCAAACACAGTCTCTGGCTtggatgaaagaaaccaaagacctGGCACCCGGGGAGCCATCTGAGACTAGATCAAGCTGGCAGGCCCTTCTGGCCATAAAGCTCGGATGCAACCCTACTGGCTACACAAAAAAAGGGGTTGGGGGGTATTTGCAGGTGAGAACGTCTCCCCCCAAATAACCCCCCATCCTCCTACCCTCCCAAAATACAGATCACCAACCCCAGGGGACTTGGGTGCCGTGAACTTTGGGCTCTTTTTCCAGGGGTGAGGTCCCCCCACCCATCCTTGGCACAGCTGTAAGAAGGGTCTGCTCTGAAGAGACCACCCACAGCTCCCACAGAAACGGCTCAGTTGGTAGGCAGTGGCTTCTTTCGGCCTCACTCAAGCGTACTCAAAAAGAGGTTCCATGGCCCACCTTCAGAGACAGAACTTGTAGGTCCAGAAAGGCCCTCACTTTTTGCTTAGCTGACCCACTCCTGTCTCTACTTGAGACTCAGTTCAGGGATGTCTTGTGAAGATGACCACTTAGTCCCCTCACTGTTCCCCCCACTGCACGGCCCTCCACCCTCCTTGGATCTACCATAGCCCCCGGAGGCCCTCCAGCAGAGCCTGGCCCCCTGGGGAAGGTTCCTGTGTAGGGATCTGTCTCTCCCACTGTGCCGGAAAGCCTTGGGAGCACACGACCAAAAGAGGGGAGCGGTTTGGTAAGTGAacgaatgcatgaatgaatgaatgaatgtgagggatgggggaggaaaaaataaatggagcATCAGTGATCCCTTAAGGGAAAAATCCCAGAAGGTCTGAGAGCGCCAGTGAGGCAGCAGACAATGCAGTGTGGGCTGGGTGGATCTGGCCTCCTGCCTGCGGGTGCCCCGgaggccaggccctgccttggcTGACATTTTCCATGGCTTCCGCTCCTCCTaccctaccccccaccccgccttccaGCAACAGCCTAATCACTGTCAGCACCCTCTTTCGTCCAGAAACTGAGCTGTTCCTTGAAATCTCACAGCCATCATTAGATCTATGGCAGCTTCCTAAGCAGCTCAGTGGTTCCCATGGCAACCCAACTGGTACCCGACTGGCAGCGAGCCAcctgggggaaagggagggaggagggggagacagGTGTGGAGCTGCTGCCTGAGACACAGAGACAATGGAAGGAGGGAGATTCAGAGAGGATGGAGGAATCAGGAGAGCCCTGGGAAGAGGGAAAAGCCTGGAATTCTGGGGACCCTGGGGCAAGTGGGCGTGAGctagggaggcagggagacattGGGAGAGGTCAGATGGAGGTGGTTAAAGGAGTCTGGGGAGATTTGATGAAGCTGAGGGGGATGGGGAGACAGCGAGACTGGCAgatctggggagaggaggagatggTGAGAACTTGAAACGGGAGACAGGGGAAGGCTGGGAGTGGAGCGAGGGATGGGCGGGGTCAGGGAGAACCCTGGGGGTGATGGCGGAAGGCAGCGAGAGCCTGGTCAGGCAGGGAACTGAAGCAGGAAGCAGAGGCGCACTAGCCAGGGAAGCTAAGGCAGAAAATGGCCTCTGGCCTGCGGCACACCTCcaataaggaaggaagaaggtgGACACAACCACTGTCCATCCTCGGCCTCTGACCTCAGCCCATCTCCAGGCTTGGGGCCTTGGCACCGCCAATGAGGGGGCCCAGCAGCAGCTACAGAGGGGGCCTGGCAGAGGGAAGCTCTGCTTGACTTTGAGAGGCCAAGGAGGCTCGTCAGAAAATCCCCACGTGGCTAACGTGCCCAGCCCCGTGGTGCAGCTGACCAATACGTCACTCTCTCTGGAAGCTCCGCCGCCCCTCTCAGGCCAATGGCGTTCCCCGGGAAAGAAATGCGACTGTTAACCGAACACAAGTCCGTGTGTCTGATgcgcagtgaggccaaacaatacagaaacatcggagtttggagcagagaaaggtttattgcagggcccagAGTTGTTATAGGGGCGCAGGGCGGGAGCGCAGCCCTTAGAGGTCCCACTCCGCCAACAGTCAGCGTCGCGGTGATCTGGTCCTGGAGGCGGCAGTCACCCTAGGTCGCAGACCACGGGACCCGGCCCCCATTTTATTTGCGCAGCCTGAGCAGCCTGAGGGCCGGCTGGGTCCTGGGCTCTGGGCTTCCTCACTGATGACAGCTGGTcagggtctggggacctggcccAGAGGGCGCCGTTAGCGGAGATCTGCCTCACCTTTCCTgtaaaagggctttgctgaaagcctTCGAGGAGTTGGGGGCttttaaggcatgagccacccatctccttgcacgGCCCTGCactaaacctttctctgctccaaatgcCAACGTTTCTGTActgtttggcctcactgtacaTTGGGCACACAGACCTGTGTTTGGTAACACGATGGCACCTTTAACACACAGGGTCGGCCTTCAGCTGCCTGCCAGAGAGGACGGACGattgagggctgggagctgatgcCTGGAGTCACCTTGTTGGGACAGgacagccaggaagagggccaCACTGGGGGTCAGGTATTTGAGCATTGCTCCAGCTCACTGGCCTCGAACTCacttttttgtaaaatatttgggTCAGATTAGGCACTTGGCAGGAGTCCTTCACGTGTGAGTGACAGGAGCCTAAATCCAAGTGGCTGAAGCCAAAATGACATGTATTTGCTCATGAACTTGAAAAGTCCAGTGGCTTTAGTCATGGACTGGGTGCTCCCAAAATGTCTTCTCcccttttgctttcttctttgctGCTTTATTCCCAGGCGGGCTCTCCCCGTGAGGTGGTGTGCTGTCACCAGAAGCTCCAGGCTTGCATCCTATCTCAGCAGAAAGAGACTTTTTCCCTAATGGTGTCAGCAAAAGTCTCAGGGCTGATGCTCACTGGGCAGGACTGAGTCCCATCAAAATCGTGCTGTTCCTGAGCAAAGACAGTGACAGTAAACCCTCCAGCAACAAGTCACCAGCCAGGGGCCACTTTAGGCCCTTTGTATGTATTAAGCTATTTAGACCTTAAAAATGTCAGGACTgctatttccatttcacagatgaggagactgaggcacggAAACTTTTGTAACTTTTCCATAGCTGAgaggggcagagctggaattctaGCCCCCACCCAGGCAGTTTGGCTTCAAGGTCCAAATTCTTAAGTGCACCAgggtcacctggagggcttgtgaaaGCAGATTCCTGATTCAGGGGGTTTGGGCTGGGTCTCAGGGACGTGATCCTGCCATCTGCAGACCACACTTTCAATAACACAGAACTATACTCAGCTGCTTCTCAGGAGCTGCTTGGTTCAGCTGCTTGAACCAATCACAGTGATTCTCACTACCACACCTGGGTTCCACGTCCAACCCAGGTGTGGGGGAGGTAGGGACCAATGCCAAAGCCACATGGGCCAAAAATGAGGGAGGGCAgcataaaggaagaaaacaggctCTGTACTCACAAGAAGAGATGCTTGGGCAACTTGGTACCCTCCTTGCCCCTCAATTTCTCCATCCGTGATTTGGGGATATTAATAGTACCTGCCACATAGGATCGTTGTGGGGACTAAATTAGCTGATatttacaaagcacttagaaTCATGCCTGGAACATGGTGAGCACCCAATACAAATGAGATACACATGTAATGTACATTagcacaaacacacaaacatatgaTACTTGTGAACAAGAACGCAAAAGCACCCAGCCACACACTTGCAAACACACGTGTGAGGATGCAAACATATGCAGGACACACACAATACAGCTTCAAGCGCATAGGCTCATGCAAAATCTCAAGGACACACATTAAGAACACGTGTGAACACAGAAACGGCCACATGTTCAAAGACCTTTGCACACATGGTAAGTTGGCCCCTGGCTTGGTTCTCATGGATCCTCTCTGAGTTCACTGCTGCTGGCTACTCCCCCAAGTAAGATCTCCTTGATGGGTCTCAGAGGAGGAGGCAGGTGGGGACAGGGCAACATCACAGATAAGAGCCAGACATTTAAATCAATCAGAATTAGGTTTGTGGTCTTCTCCACCAATTACTAGCAGGGTGACCTTGAGTGAGTGgcttaacctctcagagcctgtTTCCACCTTCATAAAATGGAGACAGCAAAGTACCTATTTCTAAGAATTGTAGTAAAATTAAGCTTCTGGGCTATATAAAGTGTTCAGTGAGAGTCGGCTATGATTGTTGTTTTATCGTAATAATCATTAGTTTCTGGATTTGGCCTCCAGATGTGGGGAGGAATCCATGCAGATTTGGACAAATAGCCAGGACTGGGTCAACCCTTGAAGCCACAGCAGAACCAGGCTCTCCTTCCTGCCATTTGAGGCTGAGTTACTGAATTACTCTACCTACCAGAGCTGCAGTACACCCAGCAGGACTGAGAGCCATTGTCAGCTTTCCCCAAGCACTCAGTGCCTCCTCCTGCAGCTACAAGTGGTGGGTGGTAGGTGGTGCTTAGAAATTGCAACAATGTATAACTTTTATTCAGTGATTTGTGTAAACATACAGGATCCGTATTGGGTGTGGACAGACTTGATTTGCACTGCAGAATGGACTTCTCAGTGGAGCAGCAACAGGGAGGCTGGCCTTGTGGGTCTGCCTGAAGTCACCCATGACTGCTTCACACTCAAGGACAAGAGGGTGTTAGGGCCAAGACAGCATCCAAGACAGCTCTCCAAA
The genomic region above belongs to Phocoena sinus isolate mPhoSin1 chromosome 1, mPhoSin1.pri, whole genome shotgun sequence and contains:
- the LOC116752840 gene encoding LOW QUALITY PROTEIN: basic proline-rich protein-like (The sequence of the model RefSeq protein was modified relative to this genomic sequence to represent the inferred CDS: deleted 4 bases in 2 codons); this encodes PSAPPPSPPTWPPSPPPPPSPLSPTWPPTPPSPPPTWPPSAPPPSPPPPSLPSPPPPPPSPSPPPPPSPSPPPPSPPPPPPPSPPPPPPPPASPPPPPPPPSPPSPPPPPPSASPPPPPPSPPSPPPPPPPPSLPPPPPPSPPPPPPSLPPPPSPPSPPPPSPPPPPSPPPPSPPPPPPSPPSPPPPSHPPPPPPSPPPPPPPPSPSPPLPPLPPPQSPPPPSPPPPPSLPSPPPPPSPPPPPPSPPPPPPLPPPPPSPPSPPSPPPPSPPPPPSPPSPPTPPPPPPSPPPPPPPPPPPSPPPPLPPPPPPPPSPPPPPPPPSPPSPPSPPPPPPSPAPPPPPPPPPPPSPPPPPPPPPPPPSPPPSPPSLPSPPPPPPPPPSPPSPPPPPPPSPPPSPPPPPPPPSPPSLPPPPPPSPPSPPPPPPHPPPPPPPLPPPPLPPPPPPLPPPPSLPPPPPPSLPPPPPPSLPSPPPPPPPPPSPPPPPPLPPPPSLPPPPPPLPSPSPQPPPPPPLPPPPSLPPPPPPSLPSPPPPP